Below is a window of Tsuneonella deserti DNA.
GCACGGTGACGCCATCGACGTCGAGGCTGAGCCCGTCGTCGAGCACGAACCTCCCGGCCCCAAGCACCACCTCGTCCCCGGGCTGGGCGACGATCAGGGCTTCCTGCAGCCGCTGCTGCCCGCCCTCGCCCGGGGCAACGGTGTGAGTCGCAGCCATGGCGGGAGCACCCGCGGCGGTGAGCGCGAGGAGCGCGAGACGGGACATTTTCATGGCGTCAAGCTGCTACTGACAGACATGTTAGTCAACGCTCAAAGGAAGCTTGCGCAATGGCTTGATGAAGCGCACCATCATCCTGTTCCTACGGGAAGGGAGCATCACATGGTTGCAAGAATCCTGCTCGGCGCGGCACTCCTGTCGCTCGCCGCGCCCGCTTATGCCGAAAGCTGGGACTTCGTCCTGGTCAACAAGACCGGCAAGTCGATCAAGACGATCGAAACGTCCGCCGCGGGTCAAGCGGCGTGGACGGCCGAACAGCTCGACGAGGACGTGGAAAACGGGCCCGTCAGGCCGGGCGTCAGCCACACCGTCCACTTCGACAAGACCGGCTGCGCGCTCGACGTGCGGCTGACCTTCAGTGACGGCAGCCAGGGCGTGTTCACGAACTTCAACGTTTGCGACTACGCGTTCGGCGAATTCGCCTTCAAGGGCGAACAGCCGGTCGTGAAGGGAAGCTAACCCGCCTCAGCCAAGCCCGGCGGCGCACAGGCCGGCCGAACTTGCGGTGACGGCGATGACCTCGGAGTCGCCCACGCGGCGCACCCGTTCGATGTATTCGCCGATGGTCACCGGCTTCTCCCGCGCGCCCGGACGCGCCTTGAGCGCTTCGAGCTTGCGGAGCTGGGCGATGGTCAGACGGTCGACCATGCGGCCGGCCATGCAATCCGCGTTGCCCTGCGATAGCCCGGCCTCTACCAGGGCGGAGCGGACGCGGCTTTCCGCGATCGTCTCCACGCAGCCGCCAAGCAGCGCGAGTGGGAGGAGAGCGACCGCCGGCCGCATCAGTCGAGCGCCTTGACGATATCCTCGACCATCTTCTTCGCATCCGCGAGGAGCATCATCGTCTGGTCGAGATAGAACACATCATTATCGACGCCGGCATACCCGACGCCGCCCATCGACCGCTTGATAAAGAACACCTGCTTCGCATTGCCCACGTCGAAGACCGGCATCCCGTAGATCGGTGAGGACTTGTCGGTCTTGGCCGCCGGGTTCACCACGTCGTTCGCGCCGATGACGAACGCGACGTCCGCCTGGGAGAATTCGGAATTGATGTCCTCCAGTTCGAAGACCTCGTCGTAAGGCACGTTCGCTTCGGCCAGCAGCACGTTCATGTGCCCCGGCATCCGGCCGGCGACCGGGTGAATGGCATACTTCACCTCGACGCCCTTGGCCTTGAGCTTGTCGCCCATCTCGCGCAGCGCGTGCTGGGCCTGGGCAACCGCCATTCCGTAGCCGGGCACGATGATGACCTTTTCGGCCTGCTCCAGCATGTAGGCGGCGTCTTCCGCGCTGCCGGACTTGTAGGGGCGCTGTTCGCGCGCCTCACCCCCGGCGATGGCCTCGTCCGCCCCGAATCCGCCCGCGATCACCGAGATGAAGCTGCGGTTCATCGCCCGGCACATGATATAGCTGAGGATCGCGCCGGAAGAGCCGACCAGCGCGCCGGTGATGATCATCGCCGTGTTGTGCAGCGTGAAACCCATCGCGGCCGCCGCCCAGCCCGAGTAGCTGTTCAGCATCGACACGACGACCGGCATGTCGGCCCCGCCGATCGGGATGATCAGCAGGAACCCGATCGCGAAACTGAGCGCGACGATGATCCAGAACAGCCCGTTCTCGCCCGGCCCCGCGTCGGCGGAGATCGCGAACAGCGCGGTCAGGACGACAATCGCCGCCAGGGTGCCGAGGTTGAGCAGGTGGCGTCCCGGCAGCAGGATGGGCTTGCCGCTCATGTTGCCGTTGAGCTTCGCGAAGGCGATGACCGAACCCGAGAAAGTGATCGCGCCGATCGCCGCGCCCAGGGCCATTTCGATCCGGCTGACGGTGAGGATATTGCCGTCCATCCCGAGGATGCCGAACGCCTCCGGGTTCATGAACGCGGCGACCGCCACCAGCACCGCGGCAAGGCCGACGAGGCTGTGGAACGCCGCGACGAGCTGCGGCATCGCGGTCATGGCGATGCGGCGTGCGATGAACCAGCCGACCGCCCCGCCAAGGGCAATTGCCCCGAGGATCTCGGCCGCCGTAAGCCCATCAATGATGAGGTGCGTGATCCCCGGAACCGGGCTTTCCGTCCGCACCGGAAAGTGCGTCGCCAGCGTCGTCCCCACCGCGATCAGCATGCCCGCCATGCCGAAACGGTTGCCGCGCTGGCTGGTCGCGGGCGAGGAAAGGCCGCGCAGGGCGAGGATGAACAGCACCCCCGCCGCCAGGTAGGCCAGCGCGACCCACGGGTTCACCGCGTGGGCAGCATCGGCGACGATCGACATGTCGCCTGGCTCGACCGGCTGGAGGGTCACGCCTTTTTCTCCGCGGCCGCGGCCGGCTTGTCCTTCTTCTTGTACATGGCGAGCATCCGCGCGGTCACCGCGAAGCCGCCGAAGATATTCACGCTGGCGAGCGCGACGGCAGTCAGGCCCAGCCACTTCGAGCTCGGGCTGCCCGCCGCGGCCGAAGCGATCAGCGCCCCGACGATGATGACCGACGAGATCGCGTTGGTCACCGCCATCAGCGGCGTGTGCAGCGCGGGCGTGACCGACCAGACGACGTAGTAGCCCACGAAACAGGCAAGAACGAAGACCGACAGGATCGAGATGAAGTCCACTACTGTGCCCCTTCGTAGCGCGGCATCGCCGACACGATGGCGCGCATGACCGACGAAAGGTCATCGCCGGACAGCATGATCTCGCCCATCGTGCGGCCGGGAACGGCGAGCTGGATGCCGCCTACCTTGCCCTTTTTCACGGTCGTCGACATGGTCGTGATGGCGCCCAGCGGGACCGATTCCGATCGCTCGCCAAGGATCGAACCGACCTTCACCCTCACGATCCGCCGATCGGTCACGGCGATATATTCGTCATCCTCGACCTGGTGGTGGAGGATGGTTTCCCCCGTCACAATGTGCCGTTGGGCCGCCTGCTGCAGCGCATCGACCGGGAAGCTCACGACTTGAGCCTCTCGCTGACGACCTGGCCGCCCCTGGTCAGGCGCACCGCGTCGCCGATTTCCGCGTCGAGCACCGGCTTGCCCTGCTCCTTGTCCCAGAACGCGGACAGGAAGTTGTACAGGTTGCGCGCATAGAGCGCCGAGGCGTCAGCCGGGAGCGTGGCGGGCGTGTTGGCGTAGCCCATGATCTTCACGCCGTGCTTCTCCACCACCTGGTCGGCCCGCGAGCCTTCGACGTTGCCGCCCGTCCCGTCGCCCTGGGCCACCGCGAGGTCGAAGATCACGCTGCCGGGCTTCATCGTCGCGATCTGCGCGCCCGTGATCAGCCGGGGTGCTGCCCGTCCGGGAATGAGCGCGGTGGTGATGACGATGTCCTGTTTGGCGATATGCCCGGAGACCAGCTCGGCCTGGGCCTTCTGGTACTCGGGGCTCATCTCCGTGGCGTAGCCACCCGCGCCCTCACCCTCGATACCGGCGACCTTCTCCACGAACACCGGCTTCGCGCCGAGCGACTGGATCTGCTCCTTCGTTGCCGAGCGAACGTCGGTGGCCGAGACTTGCGCGCCCAGCCGCCGGGCGGTGGCGATCGCCTGCAAGCCCGCAACGCCTACCCCCATGACGAAAACACGTGCCGCCTGCACGGTGCCGGCGGCGGTCATCATCATCGGAAAGGCCCGGCCATAAAGGTCCGCGGCGGCAATCACCGCCTTGTAGCCCGACAGGTTGGACTGGCTGGAAAGCACGTCCATGCTCTGCGCGCGGGTGATGCGCGGCATGAACTCCATCGCCAATGCCTCGAAACCCGCAGCCGCATAGGCATCGACCCGGTCGCGCCGGCCAAAGGGATCGAACACGGCCGCGACCAGCGCACCCGGGCTGGCCCCGGCCAGCGCGGCGGGCTCGGGGGGCTGGACGGCGAGCAGGATATCGGCGCCCTGCACGACCTTTTGCGCGGGTCCGACCTCGGCGCCCGCCTCCGCATAGGCGGCGTCGGTAATGCTCGCAGCGGTGCCCGCGCCGCTCTCGACCGCCACCTGGGCGCCAAGGGCGATGAACTTCTTCGCGGTCTCGGGCGTCAGCGCGACCCGGGTTTCGCCCGGAGCGGTCTCCCTGAGGACGGCGATCCGCAAGCGCGTCGTCGTCAGCTGGAAATCAGGACGAGGACGATCAGCGCAATCACCGCGACGATCGGCACGCTCCATTTCAGCAGCGTGATGAAGCTGCCGTATGTGCTCGTGTGCGCCTTCATGTCGTTGCCGGTTGCCATCGCCTGTGCTTGTCCCTGCTGGTTTGTTCGTTGGCCCGTCTCCTATCCCGACCGGCCTCCCCGCTCAAGCCCGCCGTAAGCGCGAGAGGGACTTAAGCGGACCTTTACTCCTGTCCCGTATCAGGTCGGCTGTATCGATACGGGACGAGGAACATGGTCGAAGGCGACAACCGCCTGCTGATGCTGATCGACGACGAACCGGCGCAGAGCCGGCTGATCTCGGCGCTGGCTGCGCGCGAGGGCTGGCGCACGCTGGTAGTGGGCGATTCCGAAACCGCAATCGCCACTCTCGGCACCCGCCAGGGAATGCAGCTTTCCGCGATCATCCTCGACCAGTGGGTGCCCGGAGACGACGCCTGCACGCTCATCGCCGAATTGAAGAAGCGCCGCCCGGCGCTGCCGATCCTGATGCTCACCGCGAGCGCCTCGCCCCTGCTGGCGGTCGAGGCGATGCGCGCGGGAGCGACCGACTACCTCATCAAGCCGGTGGCGCCCGACCGCCTGATGCTGGCGCTGCGCAGCGCGACCAAGCGCGAGGCGCCGCGCGACGAGCTTCAGCCGCTGACCGAGAAGCTGGGCCAGGTGCTCGATTTCGATGCCATGATCGGCAACGCACCCAACTTTCGCGCTTCGCTGGCGAAGGCGGCCAAGACCGCGCGCGGGCACGGCAATGTCCTCATCGAGGGCGAGAACGGCTCGGGCAAGGAGATGCTGGTGCGCGCGATGCATGCCGCCAGTCCCCGCGCCAGGGCGCCCTTGCGGCTGATCAATGCACGAGCGGTTCCCCCGGGCTCGATCGAATCCGTCCTGTTCGGACACGAGCAGGGCGCCTTCCCGGGCGCCTTCGAGCGCCAGATTGGCGCCCTGCAACATTGCGACGGCGGCTCTCTGGTGCTGGACGAGGTCGACCGGTTGCCGATGGACCTTCAGGAAAAGCTGGCGGAGGTCCTGAGGACAGGCGTGGTGCGTCCCGTCGGGGCGCGTCACGGCTTCCGCATCGATGTCCGCGTGCTTTCGGCGAGCAACCTGCCAGTCAGCGCCCTGGGCGCTGCGGGATACTTCCACCCCTCCCTTCACGAAGTGCTGGCGCCGGTGACCATTACGCTGCCTCCCTTGCGCGAACGCAGCGGCGACATCGCGGCGCTGGCCCGCCACTTCCTGGCCCGCATCGGCGAGCAGCCGGGCCTGCGGTCGCTGACCATCACCGACGGCGCGCTCGCGCTGCTGGCCGCGTACGACTGGCCCGGCAACGTGCGCCAGCTCCAGACGGTGCTGTTCCGCGCGGCGGTTTTCTGTGACGGCGATGCCCTGACCGCCGACAGCTTCCCGCAACTGTCCGACATGCTCGGCCAGCCCGCCGAAGCGCGCGACCCGCGCCAGGACGGGGTGGGAGTGATGCTCTACACCGACGACGGCAACCTGCGCTCGCTCGACGATATCGAAGCCGACGTCATCCGCCTCGCCATCGGCCACTACCGCGGCCGCATGACCGAGGTGGCGCGACGCCTGGGCATCGGTCGGTCCACGCTCTACCGCAAGCTGGGCGACCTGGGCATCGAGAGCGCGGCATAGGCTTTGCCGCCATCGACAGCGGGCGCGGGACTGCCTAACCTCGGCCGGTGGCAAACCTGATCGATTTCACCGGCAAGACCGTCCTGATCACGGGAGCGGCGAGCGGGATCGGGCTTGCCACCGCCCGCTTGCTCGCCACCCGCGGAGCGGAGAGCCTGGTCCTCACCGATCGGATGCCGACAGGCTCCATGAAATCCAATTGGCTTGTCCCTCGATCCGCATCGCGGGCGACGTTTCCAACGAGGCACATTGGGCCGAGGTGGAAAGTCATCTCACCCGGCTCGATCACGCAGTCCTCAACGCGGGGGTGGCAAGCGGATCCGCCATCGGACAGACCGAGTTCGCCGAATGGCGCCGCGTCCTCGCCACAAACCTCGACGGCGCTTTCCTATCGCTCCGGGCGGCGATGCGCACGATCGCCGATAATGGGAGCATGGCCCTCACGGCCTCGATTTCCGGAATAAGGGCCGAACCGGGCACCGCTGCCTACGGCGCTTCGAAGGCCGGGGTGATCCAGCTTGCGAAAGTGGCCGCGAAAGAAGGCGCACCGCGCGGCGTGCGGGTCAACGCCATCGCTCCGGGCGGGGTCGATACACCAATCTGGGACGATATGCCGTTCTTCCGCGGTTTGGTCGACGGGCACGGCGGCGACAGGGCAGCGGCCCTCGCCGACATGGCGAAAATGGCGACCCCACTTGGGCGATACGCGACTGCGGAGGAAATCGCTGGCCAGATCGCCTTCCTGCTGTCGGACGCCGCTGCAACCATCACGGGCGCCGTGCTCACCAGCGACGGCGGTTACTCGCTCTAGCCGGGCAGCATCGAAAAATCGGTTAGCGCCGCGTCGCGCAGTCCTCGCCAGACGTTACGGGCCTGCACCGTCTCGGCAACGTCGTGCACGCGGACGAGCTGGACGCCGGCGTCCATTGCTTTCAGCGCAAGCGCCAGGCTGCCGCCCAGCCGCTCGTGCGTGGCGGCTTCGTTGCTCAGCGCGCCGATCATCCGTTTGCGACTGGCCCCGACCATCAACGGCTGGCCAAGGGCATGAAACAGCGGCAGCGCGTTCATGAGTGCGAGATTTTCGCCCAGGGACTTGCCGAAACCGATGCCCGGATCGAGCACGATCCTGTCGCGCGCGATGCCGGCCGCGATCGCCGCATCGCGCCGCTCGGCGAGCCAGTCGAACACGTCGAATACGACGCAGTCATAATCGCCGTCGGCGTGAAGGTCATCGCCCTTGCCGGGCGCATGCATCAGCACCGCCGGACACCCCCGACCGGCGACGATCTCGGCGCTGCGGGGATCGTGGCGTAGCGCCGACACGTCGTTGACCATGTGCGCTCCCGCGTCGAGCGCCGCCTCCATCACCGCCCCGCGCCGGGTATCGACGGCGATGCCCGCGCCCATCTGCGCACAATATTCGACCGCCGGGACCACCCGCTTGATCTCGTCGCCCTCCCACACGGCGGGGGCGCCGGGACGCGTGCTCTCGCCGCCGATGTCGACCAGCGCCGCGCCGGCCTCGATCATCCTCGCGGCGTGCGCCGCCCCTTCTTCAGGCCGGTCGAGGAACTGGCCGCCGTCGGAGAAGCTGTCGGGCGTGACGTTGAGGATGCCCGCGACCTGTGGCTGGTCCAGCCGTACTGTGCGGTTGCCAAGCTGCATCGGTGGATGCGCCGTCCGCAGCGCCGACCACTGGTTCTCGGCATCGTCGCCAAGCCCCGCGGGAAGCTGCGCGAACGTCTCGGCCGCGGTTTCCGGCGTGAAGCGAAGCCGCTCGACCACCCGTCCGCCGCTGCGCACGATCGCGGCGAAGCGGTGGGCGTAGACCAGCCCGCCAGCCAGCCGGATGCAATCGCCTTCCTCGCTCTGCGGATTGGCGGCAAGGCCCACGGGCATGAGGTAGAGGCGCTCGGTCATTGCGCGGCCTTTGCCCCGGCGGGCCCGGGAATCAATCCTCGATGCTCAGCAGGTAGGTCTGCCGCACCGCGTCGATCGGCTTGATCGCGCCGCCATCGTCGTAGTGCCAGAACACCCAGCCGTTGCAGCTCGGCGCGCCCTGCAGTTCCTTGCCGAGGCCGTGGATCGATCCGCTTGCCTCGCCGCACAGCAGCGACCCATCGGTGCGCACGGTAGCGATCCAGCGCCGCTTCTTGTCGAACACCTGCGTGCCGGGCGGCAGCAGGCCGGATTCGACCACCGCGCCGAAGGCCACCTTGGGCGCATTTCGCGGGCTGGCCATCGTGGCGATGGCGCTCTCGTCGAGCGGCAGTTCCTTCGCGATGCGCTTCGTCGCGACCTCCCGGTATGCGGGCTCGCGCTCGCAGCCGATCCACTCGCGGCCCAGGCGCTTGGCGACCGCACCGGTGGTGCCGGTGCCGAAAAAGGGATCAAGCACCACGTCGCCCTTCTCGGTCGTTGCCAGCAGGACGCGGTACAGCAGCGCCTCGGGCTTCTGCGTGGGGTGCGCCTTGTGGCCGTCCTCCTTCAGGCGCTCGTTGCCACCGCAGATCGGGATCACCCAGTCGCTGCGCATCTGCAGCTCGTCGTTGAGCGTCTTCATCGCGCGGTAGTTGAAGTGGTAGCGCGCCTTTTCCCCGGTGCTCGCCCACAGCAGCGTTTCGTGCGCGTTGGTGAAGCGGGTGCCCTTGAAGTTGGGCATCGGGTTGGTCTTGCGCCACACCACGTCGTTGAGAATCCAGAAGCCCAGGTCCTGAAGAATCGCTCCGACCCGGTAGATGTTGTGGTAGCTGCCGATGACCCAGAGCGCGCCATCGGGTTTCAGCACGCGCTTCGCCTCGGTCAGCCATTCGCGGGTGAACTTGTCGTAAGCCGCGAAGCTGTCGAACCGGTCCCACGCGTCCGTCACCGCATCGACATGGCTGCCGTCGGGCCGGTTGAGATCGCCGCCCAATTGCAGGTTGTAGGGTGGATCGGCGAAGACGAGATCGACGCTCGCCGTCGGCAGGCGCCTCATCGCCTCCACGCAATCGCCCGCCAGGATGCGGCCGAGCGGCAGATCAAGCGGCGCCTCGAACGCGGCTTTCGCGGAGCGCGCACGCACCCTCGTGGTCTCGATGACCCCCATTCCCGTCATTCCCCCGTTGTACTTATCCACAGGGTGAGTCCAAGCGGACTCGGCGTCAAGCCGGCAATCTGGGCGCGGTATGGTTAACATCGAATC
It encodes the following:
- the folP gene encoding dihydropteroate synthase → MTERLYLMPVGLAANPQSEEGDCIRLAGGLVYAHRFAAIVRSGGRVVERLRFTPETAAETFAQLPAGLGDDAENQWSALRTAHPPMQLGNRTVRLDQPQVAGILNVTPDSFSDGGQFLDRPEEGAAHAARMIEAGAALVDIGGESTRPGAPAVWEGDEIKRVVPAVEYCAQMGAGIAVDTRRGAVMEAALDAGAHMVNDVSALRHDPRSAEIVAGRGCPAVLMHAPGKGDDLHADGDYDCVVFDVFDWLAERRDAAIAAGIARDRIVLDPGIGFGKSLGENLALMNALPLFHALGQPLMVGASRKRMIGALSNEAATHERLGGSLALALKAMDAGVQLVRVHDVAETVQARNVWRGLRDAALTDFSMLPG
- a CDS encoding site-specific DNA-methyltransferase, which gives rise to MGVIETTRVRARSAKAAFEAPLDLPLGRILAGDCVEAMRRLPTASVDLVFADPPYNLQLGGDLNRPDGSHVDAVTDAWDRFDSFAAYDKFTREWLTEAKRVLKPDGALWVIGSYHNIYRVGAILQDLGFWILNDVVWRKTNPMPNFKGTRFTNAHETLLWASTGEKARYHFNYRAMKTLNDELQMRSDWVIPICGGNERLKEDGHKAHPTQKPEALLYRVLLATTEKGDVVLDPFFGTGTTGAVAKRLGREWIGCEREPAYREVATKRIAKELPLDESAIATMASPRNAPKVAFGAVVESGLLPPGTQVFDKKRRWIATVRTDGSLLCGEASGSIHGLGKELQGAPSCNGWVFWHYDDGGAIKPIDAVRQTYLLSIED
- a CDS encoding aa3-type cytochrome c oxidase subunit IV, with translation MATGNDMKAHTSTYGSFITLLKWSVPIVAVIALIVLVLISS
- a CDS encoding NAD(P)(+) transhydrogenase (Re/Si-specific) subunit beta, whose protein sequence is MSIVADAAHAVNPWVALAYLAAGVLFILALRGLSSPATSQRGNRFGMAGMLIAVGTTLATHFPVRTESPVPGITHLIIDGLTAAEILGAIALGGAVGWFIARRIAMTAMPQLVAAFHSLVGLAAVLVAVAAFMNPEAFGILGMDGNILTVSRIEMALGAAIGAITFSGSVIAFAKLNGNMSGKPILLPGRHLLNLGTLAAIVVLTALFAISADAGPGENGLFWIIVALSFAIGFLLIIPIGGADMPVVVSMLNSYSGWAAAAMGFTLHNTAMIITGALVGSSGAILSYIMCRAMNRSFISVIAGGFGADEAIAGGEAREQRPYKSGSAEDAAYMLEQAEKVIIVPGYGMAVAQAQHALREMGDKLKAKGVEVKYAIHPVAGRMPGHMNVLLAEANVPYDEVFELEDINSEFSQADVAFVIGANDVVNPAAKTDKSSPIYGMPVFDVGNAKQVFFIKRSMGGVGYAGVDNDVFYLDQTMMLLADAKKMVEDIVKALD
- a CDS encoding sigma-54-dependent transcriptional regulator is translated as MVEGDNRLLMLIDDEPAQSRLISALAAREGWRTLVVGDSETAIATLGTRQGMQLSAIILDQWVPGDDACTLIAELKKRRPALPILMLTASASPLLAVEAMRAGATDYLIKPVAPDRLMLALRSATKREAPRDELQPLTEKLGQVLDFDAMIGNAPNFRASLAKAAKTARGHGNVLIEGENGSGKEMLVRAMHAASPRARAPLRLINARAVPPGSIESVLFGHEQGAFPGAFERQIGALQHCDGGSLVLDEVDRLPMDLQEKLAEVLRTGVVRPVGARHGFRIDVRVLSASNLPVSALGAAGYFHPSLHEVLAPVTITLPPLRERSGDIAALARHFLARIGEQPGLRSLTITDGALALLAAYDWPGNVRQLQTVLFRAAVFCDGDALTADSFPQLSDMLGQPAEARDPRQDGVGVMLYTDDGNLRSLDDIEADVIRLAIGHYRGRMTEVARRLGIGRSTLYRKLGDLGIESAA
- a CDS encoding NAD(P) transhydrogenase subunit alpha; its protein translation is MRIAVLRETAPGETRVALTPETAKKFIALGAQVAVESGAGTAASITDAAYAEAGAEVGPAQKVVQGADILLAVQPPEPAALAGASPGALVAAVFDPFGRRDRVDAYAAAGFEALAMEFMPRITRAQSMDVLSSQSNLSGYKAVIAAADLYGRAFPMMMTAAGTVQAARVFVMGVGVAGLQAIATARRLGAQVSATDVRSATKEQIQSLGAKPVFVEKVAGIEGEGAGGYATEMSPEYQKAQAELVSGHIAKQDIVITTALIPGRAAPRLITGAQIATMKPGSVIFDLAVAQGDGTGGNVEGSRADQVVEKHGVKIMGYANTPATLPADASALYARNLYNFLSAFWDKEQGKPVLDAEIGDAVRLTRGGQVVSERLKS
- a CDS encoding proton-translocating transhydrogenase family protein translates to MDFISILSVFVLACFVGYYVVWSVTPALHTPLMAVTNAISSVIIVGALIASAAAGSPSSKWLGLTAVALASVNIFGGFAVTARMLAMYKKKDKPAAAAEKKA